The Oryzias melastigma strain HK-1 linkage group LG3, ASM292280v2, whole genome shotgun sequence genome contains a region encoding:
- the rbm26 gene encoding RNA-binding protein 26 isoform X1, with product MIIENLDAFKTWLSETLEPICDADPSALAKYVAALVKKDKSEKELKALCIDQLDVFLQKETQPFVDKLFEAVNNRSYLPQQEQPPPLVKVVKEEPKKDEINREDERDKKFSRRVNHSPPQSSSRYSRDGRRGDDRKRDDRSRKRDYDRIPPRRDSYRDRYNRRRGRSYSRSRSRSRSWSKDRIRDRDRERDRDRDRSRSQSLSRTRSRSRSRDRDSGKLKYDHDRGERPEGVDVYTPPSLVSAATTSHFPVPTLSSAITVIAPTHHHSNNTTESWSEFHSDRPVDHVPFNRGPPAQPRKRCRDYDEKGFCMRGDMCPFDHGSDPVVVEDVNLPSMLPFQPPPIPVVDQPPPPGPPPPPLITPPPINLRPPVPPPGTLPPSLPPVAGPPPPLPPLQPAGMDAPPNSITSSVPTIVTSGIRSSIPQPPASLFNADYDTDVYNPEAPSITNTSRPLYRHRVNVQRPNLIGLTMGHVDHPQREKIPNNSMRIVMESDSRKRPAASHDSLPPKKTWFERSSFNKPNHQGYHKRPPFSLNTKLLVRQIPSELNNISKLNEHFSKFGTIVNLQVAYQNDPEGALIQFAFPEEAERAMQSTEAVLNNRFIKVHWFRGDRNDGQTQARLQQSDPQPAAQLPETTVKQSIKDRLGPMLPANSEPSQESSVASQNASKVSVKDRLGFSAKPAAPVEKVFSTSTGLTKTVYNPTALKAAQRTSEEALKKKQEALKLQQDVRKKKQEILEKHIETQKLLISRLEKNKTMKAEDKAKIMKTLDTLTKSITKLQEEIKGISSFVNPLRTAKSKAQAQKELLDIELELYQKTQAGEDTALLKIKYTQLQIEAAKRGLLSPGRGRGVHAAGHSAVRARGRGSRGRGRGVPMHAVVDHRPRALEISGFNDEDRVNLLPHFAQFGEIEDCQMDENSPTAVVTYKTRAEAERAALHGLRFNNQTLRLAWHKPATTLSTAEEEEEQQEDEYPEESLSDDALLQDDDEEEDDNEPRSWRR from the exons ATGATTATTGAAAACCTCGATGCATTTAAAACATGGCTGTCTGAAACCCTCGAGCCCAT CTGTGATGCAGACCCTTCCGCCCTCGCCAAGTATGTTGCTGCTTTggttaaaaaggacaaaagtgaGAAGGAGCTTAAAGCCTTGTGTATAGACCAGTTGGATGTATTTCTCCAGAAAG AGACCCAACCGTTTGTTGATAAGTTATTCGAGGCCGTTAATAACAGGAGTTACCTGCCCCAGCAAGAGCAACCACCCCCACTGGTCAAGGTTGTGAAGGAGGAGCCAAAGAAAGATGAg ATAAATCGCGAAGACGAACGAGACAAGAAGTTTTCTCGACGAGTGAATCATAGCCCTCCTCAGTCCAGCTCTCGCTACAGTAGAGATGGAAG gagaGGAGATGACCGTAAGAGAGATGATCGCTCCAGAAAGAGGGATTATGATCGCATCCCGCCAAGGAGAGACTCTTATCGGGATCGCTACAACCGCAGGAGAGGCCGCAGTTACAGTCGTAGTCGCAGCAGGAGCCGGAGCTGGAGCAAAGACCGCATCCGGGATCGGGATAGAGAGCGGGACAGGGACAGAGATCGCAGCAGGAGCCAGTCTCTAAGCAGAACTCGGTCCAGGAGCAGAAGTCGAG ATCGAGATTCAGGAAAGCTGAAGTACGATCACGATCGAGGGGAAAGACCGGAGGGTGTCGATGTTTACACCCCACCATCTCTTGTCTCTGCAGCAACTACTTCACACTTTCCTGTGCCAACTCTGAGCAGCGCCATCACAGTTATCGCCCCCACCCACCATCATAGCAACAACACAACTGAGAGCTGGTCAGAGTTTCACTCTGATCGCCCCGTGGATCACGTGCCCTTTAACAGGGGACCGCCAGCTCAGCCGAGGAAGCGATGTCGGGACTATGACG AAAAGGGCTTCTGCATGCGAGGAGACATGTGTCCTTTTGATCACGGGAGTGATCCTGTCGTTGTGGAGGACGTCAATCTACCCAGTATGCTGCCCTTCCAACCTCCACCAATCCCAGTTGTGGACCAACCACCCCCTCCAGGTCCACCACCGCCACCCCTCATAACCCCCCCACCTATAAACCTGCGGCCCCCTGTACCACCACCAGGCACCCTCCCGCCCAGCCTTCCACCTGTAGCAG gcccccctcctcctcttcctccactaCAGCCTGCAGGCATGGATGCTCCTCCCAACTCCATTACCAGCTCTGTGCCCACCATCGTCACCTCTGGGATCCGCTCCTCAATCCCCCAACCGCCTGCATCACTCTTCAATGCTG ATTATGACACAGATGTGTACAATCCTGAAGCCCCAAGCATCACCAACACTTCGAGGCCGCTGTACCGCCATCGGGTTAATGTCCAAAGACCCAACCTGATAGGTCTCACCATGGGTCATGTTGACCATCCACAAAGAG AAAAGATTCCCAACAACAGCATGAGAATTGTCATGGAATCCGATTCCAGGAAAAGGCCTGCCGCCTCCCATGATTCTTTACCCCCCAAGAAAACTTGGTTTGAGAG GTCTAGCTTCAACAAACCCAACCACCAGGGCTACCACAAAAGACCTCCGTTCTCTCTCAACACCAAGCTGCTTGTTCGGCAGATTCCCTCAGAGCTCAACAACATCAGCAAACTCAACGAGCATTTCAGCAAGTTTGGCACCATCGTCAACCTGCAG GTGGCATACCAAAATGACCCAGAGGGGGCACTTATACAATTTGCCTTTCCAGAGGAGGCTGAACGGGCTATGCAAAGCACCGAAGCTGTTCTCAATAACCGCTTCATTAAGGTACACTGGTTCCGCGGCGACAGGAACGACGGACAGACGCAGGCTCGGCTGCAGCAGTCAGATCCACAGCCAGCTGCG CAGCTGCCAGAAACCACAGTAAAGCAGTCCATCAAAGATCGCCTTGGACCCATGCTCCCTGCAAATTCGGAGCCCTCTCAGGAATCCAGTGTTGCCTCTCAG AATGCTTCTAAAGTGTCGGTGAAGGACCGCTTAGGTTTCTCTGCCAAGCCAGCCGCTCCTGTTGAAAAA GTGTTCTCAACTTCCACGGGCCTCACAAAGACGGTGTACAATCCTACAGCTCTGAAAGCAGCCCAGAGGACCTCGGAGGAGGCCCTGAAGAAGAAACAG GAAGCCCTAAAATTACAACAGGATGTAAGGAAAAAGAAGCAAGAAATTCTAGAGAAACACATTGAAACGCAGAAG CTCCTGATTTCCAGacttgaaaagaacaaaacgaTGAAGGCAGAAGATAAAGCAAAGATCATGAAAACGTTGGACACATTAACTAAAAGCATTACCAAACTGCAAGAGGAGATAAAGGGAATCTCCAGCTTTGTCAATCCACTGAGAACTGCCAAGAGCAAGGCTCAG GCACAGAAAGAACTGCTAGACATAGAGTTGGAGCTGTATCAGAAGACCCAAGCTGGAGAAGACACCGCTTTACTGAAGATCAAGTACACACAGCTCCAGATTGAG gcGGCTAAGAGGGGACTCTTGTCACCAGGACGAGGCCGGGGTGTCCACGCCGCAGGTCACAGTGCTGTCAGGGCTCGAGGGAGGGGCTCCAGGGGGCGAGGGAGAGGAGTGCCCATGCATGCAGTGGTAGACCATCGACCACGGGCGCTGGAAATTTCTGGTTTCAATGATGAGGACCGTGTAAACCTGCTGCCACACTTTGCT CAATTTGGAGAAATTGAAGATTGCCAGATGGATGAAAACAGTCCGACTGCAGTCGTCACGTACAAGACGAGAGCTGAAGCAGAGCGG GCGGCTTTGCACGGGTTGAGATTTAACAACCAGACTTTACGGCTGGCCTGGCATAAGCCTGCAACGACTCTTAGCactgcagaagaagaggaagagcaaCAGGAGGATGAG TACCCAGAAGAGTCGCTGAGTGATGATGCATTGCTCCAAGATGACGATGAAGAGGAGGACGACAACGAGCCCCGTTCATGGCGAAGATGA
- the rbm26 gene encoding RNA-binding protein 26 isoform X2, with the protein MIIENLDAFKTWLSETLEPICDADPSALAKYVAALVKKDKSEKELKALCIDQLDVFLQKETQPFVDKLFEAVNNRSYLPQQEQPPPLVKVVKEEPKKDEINREDERDKKFSRRVNHSPPQSSSRYSRDGRRGDDRKRDDRSRKRDYDRIPPRRDSYRDRYNRRRGRSYSRSRSRSRSWSKDRIRDRDRERDRDRDRSRSQSLSRTRSRSRSRDRDSGKLKYDHDRGERPEGVDVYTPPSLVSAATTSHFPVPTLSSAITVIAPTHHHSNNTTESWSEFHSDRPVDHVPFNRGPPAQPRKRCRDYDEKGFCMRGDMCPFDHGSDPVVVEDVNLPSMLPFQPPPIPVVDQPPPPGPPPPPLITPPPINLRPPVPPPGTLPPSLPPVAGPPPPLPPLQPAGMDAPPNSITSSVPTIVTSGIRSSIPQPPASLFNADYDTDVYNPEAPSITNTSRPLYRHRVNVQRPNLIGLTMGHVDHPQREKIPNNSMRIVMESDSRKRPAASHDSLPPKKTWFERSSFNKPNHQGYHKRPPFSLNTKLLVRQIPSELNNISKLNEHFSKFGTIVNLQVAYQNDPEGALIQFAFPEEAERAMQSTEAVLNNRFIKVHWFRGDRNDGQTQARLQQSDPQPAALPETTVKQSIKDRLGPMLPANSEPSQESSVASQNASKVSVKDRLGFSAKPAAPVEKVFSTSTGLTKTVYNPTALKAAQRTSEEALKKKQEALKLQQDVRKKKQEILEKHIETQKLLISRLEKNKTMKAEDKAKIMKTLDTLTKSITKLQEEIKGISSFVNPLRTAKSKAQAQKELLDIELELYQKTQAGEDTALLKIKYTQLQIEAAKRGLLSPGRGRGVHAAGHSAVRARGRGSRGRGRGVPMHAVVDHRPRALEISGFNDEDRVNLLPHFAQFGEIEDCQMDENSPTAVVTYKTRAEAERAALHGLRFNNQTLRLAWHKPATTLSTAEEEEEQQEDEYPEESLSDDALLQDDDEEEDDNEPRSWRR; encoded by the exons ATGATTATTGAAAACCTCGATGCATTTAAAACATGGCTGTCTGAAACCCTCGAGCCCAT CTGTGATGCAGACCCTTCCGCCCTCGCCAAGTATGTTGCTGCTTTggttaaaaaggacaaaagtgaGAAGGAGCTTAAAGCCTTGTGTATAGACCAGTTGGATGTATTTCTCCAGAAAG AGACCCAACCGTTTGTTGATAAGTTATTCGAGGCCGTTAATAACAGGAGTTACCTGCCCCAGCAAGAGCAACCACCCCCACTGGTCAAGGTTGTGAAGGAGGAGCCAAAGAAAGATGAg ATAAATCGCGAAGACGAACGAGACAAGAAGTTTTCTCGACGAGTGAATCATAGCCCTCCTCAGTCCAGCTCTCGCTACAGTAGAGATGGAAG gagaGGAGATGACCGTAAGAGAGATGATCGCTCCAGAAAGAGGGATTATGATCGCATCCCGCCAAGGAGAGACTCTTATCGGGATCGCTACAACCGCAGGAGAGGCCGCAGTTACAGTCGTAGTCGCAGCAGGAGCCGGAGCTGGAGCAAAGACCGCATCCGGGATCGGGATAGAGAGCGGGACAGGGACAGAGATCGCAGCAGGAGCCAGTCTCTAAGCAGAACTCGGTCCAGGAGCAGAAGTCGAG ATCGAGATTCAGGAAAGCTGAAGTACGATCACGATCGAGGGGAAAGACCGGAGGGTGTCGATGTTTACACCCCACCATCTCTTGTCTCTGCAGCAACTACTTCACACTTTCCTGTGCCAACTCTGAGCAGCGCCATCACAGTTATCGCCCCCACCCACCATCATAGCAACAACACAACTGAGAGCTGGTCAGAGTTTCACTCTGATCGCCCCGTGGATCACGTGCCCTTTAACAGGGGACCGCCAGCTCAGCCGAGGAAGCGATGTCGGGACTATGACG AAAAGGGCTTCTGCATGCGAGGAGACATGTGTCCTTTTGATCACGGGAGTGATCCTGTCGTTGTGGAGGACGTCAATCTACCCAGTATGCTGCCCTTCCAACCTCCACCAATCCCAGTTGTGGACCAACCACCCCCTCCAGGTCCACCACCGCCACCCCTCATAACCCCCCCACCTATAAACCTGCGGCCCCCTGTACCACCACCAGGCACCCTCCCGCCCAGCCTTCCACCTGTAGCAG gcccccctcctcctcttcctccactaCAGCCTGCAGGCATGGATGCTCCTCCCAACTCCATTACCAGCTCTGTGCCCACCATCGTCACCTCTGGGATCCGCTCCTCAATCCCCCAACCGCCTGCATCACTCTTCAATGCTG ATTATGACACAGATGTGTACAATCCTGAAGCCCCAAGCATCACCAACACTTCGAGGCCGCTGTACCGCCATCGGGTTAATGTCCAAAGACCCAACCTGATAGGTCTCACCATGGGTCATGTTGACCATCCACAAAGAG AAAAGATTCCCAACAACAGCATGAGAATTGTCATGGAATCCGATTCCAGGAAAAGGCCTGCCGCCTCCCATGATTCTTTACCCCCCAAGAAAACTTGGTTTGAGAG GTCTAGCTTCAACAAACCCAACCACCAGGGCTACCACAAAAGACCTCCGTTCTCTCTCAACACCAAGCTGCTTGTTCGGCAGATTCCCTCAGAGCTCAACAACATCAGCAAACTCAACGAGCATTTCAGCAAGTTTGGCACCATCGTCAACCTGCAG GTGGCATACCAAAATGACCCAGAGGGGGCACTTATACAATTTGCCTTTCCAGAGGAGGCTGAACGGGCTATGCAAAGCACCGAAGCTGTTCTCAATAACCGCTTCATTAAGGTACACTGGTTCCGCGGCGACAGGAACGACGGACAGACGCAGGCTCGGCTGCAGCAGTCAGATCCACAGCCAGCTGCG CTGCCAGAAACCACAGTAAAGCAGTCCATCAAAGATCGCCTTGGACCCATGCTCCCTGCAAATTCGGAGCCCTCTCAGGAATCCAGTGTTGCCTCTCAG AATGCTTCTAAAGTGTCGGTGAAGGACCGCTTAGGTTTCTCTGCCAAGCCAGCCGCTCCTGTTGAAAAA GTGTTCTCAACTTCCACGGGCCTCACAAAGACGGTGTACAATCCTACAGCTCTGAAAGCAGCCCAGAGGACCTCGGAGGAGGCCCTGAAGAAGAAACAG GAAGCCCTAAAATTACAACAGGATGTAAGGAAAAAGAAGCAAGAAATTCTAGAGAAACACATTGAAACGCAGAAG CTCCTGATTTCCAGacttgaaaagaacaaaacgaTGAAGGCAGAAGATAAAGCAAAGATCATGAAAACGTTGGACACATTAACTAAAAGCATTACCAAACTGCAAGAGGAGATAAAGGGAATCTCCAGCTTTGTCAATCCACTGAGAACTGCCAAGAGCAAGGCTCAG GCACAGAAAGAACTGCTAGACATAGAGTTGGAGCTGTATCAGAAGACCCAAGCTGGAGAAGACACCGCTTTACTGAAGATCAAGTACACACAGCTCCAGATTGAG gcGGCTAAGAGGGGACTCTTGTCACCAGGACGAGGCCGGGGTGTCCACGCCGCAGGTCACAGTGCTGTCAGGGCTCGAGGGAGGGGCTCCAGGGGGCGAGGGAGAGGAGTGCCCATGCATGCAGTGGTAGACCATCGACCACGGGCGCTGGAAATTTCTGGTTTCAATGATGAGGACCGTGTAAACCTGCTGCCACACTTTGCT CAATTTGGAGAAATTGAAGATTGCCAGATGGATGAAAACAGTCCGACTGCAGTCGTCACGTACAAGACGAGAGCTGAAGCAGAGCGG GCGGCTTTGCACGGGTTGAGATTTAACAACCAGACTTTACGGCTGGCCTGGCATAAGCCTGCAACGACTCTTAGCactgcagaagaagaggaagagcaaCAGGAGGATGAG TACCCAGAAGAGTCGCTGAGTGATGATGCATTGCTCCAAGATGACGATGAAGAGGAGGACGACAACGAGCCCCGTTCATGGCGAAGATGA